The following are encoded in a window of Phragmites australis chromosome 22, lpPhrAust1.1, whole genome shotgun sequence genomic DNA:
- the LOC133905428 gene encoding citrate-binding protein-like — MRLTEINQRCHDYSSGVWQFEAYGYVPSGTSGACVMQIHNEDGGARATAMMLHVYNGTLRYYSGEAVEDCIYDRWFRLNVVHDLGASTVAVYVDGVSRLAVAVRPSLLHYFKFGVYMQGHDQSERMESRWRNVSVYTKPPSPY, encoded by the exons ATGCGATTAACTGAGATTAATCAGCGC TGCCACGACTACTCGTCGGGAGTGTGGCAGTTCGAGGCGTACGGGTACGTGCCGTCGGGCACGTCGGGCGCGTGCGTGATGCAGATCCACAACGAGGACGGCGGCGCACGCGCTACGGCGATGATGCTGCACGTGTACAACGGCACGCTGCGGTACTACAGCGGGGAGGCCGTGGAGGACTGCATCTACGATCGGTGGTTCCGGCTCAACGTGGTCCACGACTTGGGCGCGTCGACGGTGGCCGTGTACGTCGACGGCGTGTCGAGGCTGGCCGTCGCCGTGAGGCCGAGCCTGTTGCACTACTTCAAGTTCGGGGTGTACATGCAGGGCCACGACCAGTCGGAGCGCATGGAGTCACGGTGGCGGAACGTGTCCGTCTACACCAAGCCCCCCTCGCCGTACTGA
- the LOC133905429 gene encoding citrate-binding protein-like, with amino-acid sequence MASFSFRSSSPRLLPLARTVLVLVVLCVVVPAPATAVDGCNLTAGFVKVDLPEGNFVVQSPYNVPEDQRYRYDVTTGVRTFWVHADDKPFNTVTATHPRTEVRLT; translated from the coding sequence ATGGCCTCCTTCTCATTCCGCTCCAGCTCGCCCCGTCTCCTCCCCCTCGCGCGCACGGTGCTTGTACTGGTAGTTCTGTGCGTCGTTGTCCCTGCGCCTGCCACCGCCGTCGATGGCTGCAACCTCACCGCCGGGTTCGTGAAGGTGGACCTCCCGGAGGGCAACTTCGTTGTGCAGAGCCCCTACAACGTGCCGGAGGACCAGCGCTACCGCTACGACGTCACCACCGGCGTGCGCACGTTCTGGGTGCACGCCGACGACAAGCCCTTCAACACCGTCACCGCCACGCATCCCCGCACCGAAGTCCGGCTCACGTAA